The Aquiluna sp. KACHI24 genome contains a region encoding:
- the gap gene encoding type I glyceraldehyde-3-phosphate dehydrogenase gives MTRIGINGFGRIGRNYLRAALAQNSELEIVAVNDLSDPKGLAHLLKYDSVTGRLDAAVSVEGDSIIVNGKAIKVLAERDPANLGWGDLGVDIVIESTGRFTDAADAKKHIQAGAKKVIISAPATGEDATFVIGVNEHLYDSSKHHIISNASCTTNCLAPLAKVFNDKFGIKNGLMTTVHAYTADQNLQDGPHSDLRRARAAAINIVPSTTGAAKAIGLVLPELKGKLDGFALRVPVPTGSITDLTLVSENAVTVDEIKAAYKEAAEGPLKGILLYTEDPIVSSDIVTDPHSSIFDAGLVRVIDNTVKLSSWYDNEWGYSNRLVELTALVASKL, from the coding sequence GTGACTCGAATTGGTATCAATGGTTTTGGCCGCATTGGACGTAACTACCTCCGTGCCGCACTTGCCCAGAACTCCGAGCTTGAGATTGTTGCAGTAAACGACCTTTCAGACCCTAAGGGTCTAGCCCACCTCTTGAAGTACGACTCGGTTACCGGTCGTTTGGATGCTGCTGTGTCCGTTGAGGGCGACAGCATCATCGTCAACGGCAAGGCGATCAAGGTTCTTGCAGAGCGTGACCCAGCAAACCTAGGTTGGGGTGACCTAGGAGTTGATATTGTCATCGAGTCAACCGGTCGCTTCACCGACGCTGCCGACGCCAAGAAGCACATCCAGGCTGGAGCAAAGAAGGTCATCATTTCTGCACCTGCGACTGGCGAGGATGCAACCTTCGTTATTGGTGTAAACGAGCACCTGTACGACAGCTCGAAGCACCACATCATCTCCAACGCGTCTTGCACCACTAACTGCCTCGCTCCACTTGCAAAGGTTTTCAACGACAAGTTCGGCATCAAGAACGGTCTGATGACTACTGTTCACGCCTACACCGCCGACCAAAACCTGCAGGACGGTCCTCACTCGGACCTTCGCCGCGCACGTGCAGCCGCCATCAACATCGTTCCTTCAACCACCGGAGCCGCTAAGGCAATCGGATTGGTCCTTCCAGAGCTAAAGGGCAAGCTAGATGGTTTTGCACTTCGCGTTCCGGTCCCAACCGGTTCAATCACTGACCTAACTTTGGTCTCTGAGAACGCGGTAACCGTGGACGAGATCAAGGCAGCCTACAAGGAGGCAGCCGAGGGCCCACTAAAGGGCATCTTGCTCTACACCGAGGACCCAATCGTTTCCTCCGACATCGTTACCGACCCTCACAGCTCGATCTTCGACGCTGGTCTAGTTCGCGTAATTGACAACACCGTGAAGCTATCCAGCTGGTACGACAACGAGTGGGGTTACTCCAACCGCCTCGTTGAGCTAACCGCGCTGGTTGCCTCCAAGCTCTAA